One genomic segment of Ignavibacteriota bacterium includes these proteins:
- the nrfA gene encoding ammonia-forming cytochrome c nitrite reductase, with product MKSIKQKVQEKSLYGWMLFLITVIVVFLIGLFASSILERKNEAYYTLQMVKPIPDGETRNEVWGENFPREYESYRKTLETGFASKHGGSVKRDYLQQYPELVVMWAGYAFSKEYNQGRGHAYAITDIRNILRTGGNVESPMPATCWTCKSPDVPRVMEKVGVAEFYKGKWKENGDEIANPIGCGDCHDNKTMALKISRPALVEAFERQGKKMEDFSRQEMRSLVCAQCHVEYYFKKEGNYLTFPWDKGFSAEDMEKYYDEYEFTDWTHKLSKAPMLKAQHPDYELFMTGVHGKRGVACADCHMPYKSEGGVKFTDHHAQSPLANVANSCQVCHREETETLLKDVYERQDKVEELKRIAEKNLAAVHLEAKIAWDSGAKEVDMKPALQLIRHAQWRWDWVAAANGLGFHSPVEAMRVLGTSIDKVKDARKEIALILVKLGVKYPIDLPDISTKEKAQKVIGLDMDALRNDKEDFLKTTAVEWDKKAKERQGTLIKY from the coding sequence ATGAAATCAATAAAACAAAAAGTTCAAGAAAAATCATTATATGGTTGGATGTTATTTTTGATAACCGTAATTGTAGTTTTCTTAATAGGACTATTTGCATCTTCTATCTTAGAAAGAAAAAATGAAGCTTATTACACACTGCAAATGGTAAAACCAATTCCGGATGGAGAAACCAGAAACGAAGTTTGGGGAGAAAATTTTCCGCGTGAATATGAATCATATAGAAAAACATTAGAAACCGGATTTGCAAGTAAACATGGTGGTTCTGTAAAGAGAGATTATTTACAGCAATATCCGGAATTAGTAGTAATGTGGGCAGGATATGCTTTTTCCAAAGAATATAACCAAGGAAGAGGACACGCCTACGCAATAACGGATATAAGAAATATTTTGAGAACCGGAGGAAATGTTGAAAGTCCAATGCCCGCAACGTGTTGGACATGTAAAAGTCCCGATGTTCCAAGAGTTATGGAAAAAGTTGGTGTTGCAGAATTTTACAAGGGAAAATGGAAAGAAAATGGTGATGAAATTGCAAATCCGATTGGTTGCGGAGATTGTCACGATAATAAAACAATGGCTTTGAAAATTTCGCGACCGGCATTAGTTGAAGCTTTTGAACGACAAGGCAAAAAGATGGAAGATTTTAGTCGGCAAGAAATGAGATCTTTAGTTTGTGCACAATGCCACGTTGAATATTATTTTAAGAAAGAAGGAAATTATTTAACATTTCCTTGGGATAAAGGATTTTCGGCAGAGGATATGGAAAAATATTATGACGAATATGAATTTACAGATTGGACACACAAACTTAGTAAAGCCCCGATGTTAAAAGCTCAACATCCGGATTATGAATTATTCATGACCGGCGTTCACGGAAAACGCGGTGTTGCTTGTGCTGATTGTCATATGCCTTATAAAAGCGAAGGCGGAGTAAAATTTACAGATCATCACGCGCAAAGCCCTTTAGCAAATGTTGCAAATTCATGTCAAGTTTGTCATAGAGAAGAAACAGAAACTCTATTAAAAGATGTTTACGAAAGACAAGATAAAGTTGAAGAATTAAAAAGAATAGCAGAAAAGAATTTAGCGGCAGTTCACTTAGAAGCAAAAATTGCTTGGGATAGTGGAGCAAAAGAAGTAGATATGAAACCGGCATTGCAATTAATCCGCCACGCACAATGGAGGTGGGATTGGGTAGCTGCAGCAAACGGATTAGGATTTCATTCACCGGTAGAAGCAATGAGAGTTTTGGGCACATCAATAGATAAAGTAAAAGATGCAAGAAAAGAAATTGCTTTAATATTAGTAAAGTTAGGTGTTAAATATCCGATAGATTTGCCGGATATTTCTACTAAAGAAAAAGCCCAAAAAGTTATTGGATTAGATATGGATGCTTTACGAAACGATAAAGAAGATTTCCTAAAAACTACTGCTGTTGAATGGGATAAAAAAGCAAAAGAAAGGCAAGGGACTTTAATAAAATATTAG
- the nrfH gene encoding cytochrome c nitrite reductase small subunit, translating to MNKKKLNFLSKLLFHISPPTNWKFSVIILLGIIVGLGINILHISNAVSYLSDDPKACINCHIMFPEFATWERGSHGRVTNCNDCHVPHDNVFRKYMFKASDGLRHATMFTFRLEPQVIRIKNAGRNVVQENCIRCHANYLHPVSLRSTNAKSIFDELDGVCWDCHRETPHGNIHSLSSAPNIIRPNNKQVIPDWIKENIKQ from the coding sequence ATGAATAAAAAGAAATTAAACTTTTTATCAAAATTATTATTTCACATTTCGCCACCCACAAATTGGAAATTTTCTGTAATAATTCTGCTTGGAATAATTGTGGGATTAGGTATAAATATTCTTCACATTTCGAACGCAGTTTCGTATTTATCTGATGACCCGAAAGCATGTATAAATTGCCATATTATGTTTCCGGAATTTGCAACATGGGAAAGGGGAAGCCACGGAAGAGTTACGAATTGCAATGATTGTCACGTTCCTCACGATAATGTTTTTAGAAAATATATGTTTAAAGCAAGTGATGGTTTACGCCATGCAACAATGTTTACATTCAGACTTGAGCCTCAAGTTATAAGAATTAAAAATGCCGGAAGAAATGTTGTTCAAGAAAATTGTATTAGGTGTCATGCAAATTATTTGCATCCGGTTTCTTTAAGATCAACAAATGCAAAAAGTATTTTTGATGAATTAGATGGTGTTTGCTGGGATTGTCATAGAGAAACTCCGCACGGAAACATTCATAGTTTATCTTCTGCGCCAAATATTATTAGACCGAATAACAAGCAAGTAATCCCAGATTGGATTAAAGAAAATATTAAACAATAA
- a CDS encoding 4Fe-4S binding protein, whose translation MSKIDKNLEKPIQKYRLYIQLLFVAIVLWIGVEFYLFTTFLESNGTSTFYERPPGVEAFLPISSLMSLYYFILSGEIHQAHPAGLVIFVGIIFVSFIFGKSFCSWICPIGFISESLGDFGEKIQKKLFKKRLQMPRILDYPLRSLKYLILGFFAYSIFFSMTAEAVRYFLDSPYNIISDVKMYYFFAHISQFSLIVITVLFGLSIIFRNFWCRYLCPYGALLGFISLFSPNKIVRNKQSCIDCNLCAKACPSFIKVDKVKTVISDECTTCMSCVDVCPVKDTLELKSIYTKKKVSKKVIAIGVVAIYFAIITIGMISGNWQNEIPKEKYLKLYQQKNSIDHIRSSEDIKELNQISNSNKKE comes from the coding sequence ATGTCAAAAATAGATAAGAATCTCGAAAAACCTATTCAAAAATATAGATTATATATTCAGCTCTTATTTGTTGCAATTGTTTTATGGATTGGAGTTGAATTTTATTTATTCACAACTTTTTTAGAAAGTAACGGAACTTCAACTTTTTACGAAAGACCACCCGGAGTTGAAGCTTTTCTTCCCATAAGCTCATTGATGAGTTTATACTATTTTATACTTTCCGGTGAAATTCATCAAGCGCATCCGGCGGGATTAGTAATTTTTGTGGGAATTATTTTTGTTTCATTTATTTTCGGAAAATCTTTCTGCAGTTGGATTTGCCCAATTGGATTTATCTCGGAATCACTCGGAGATTTTGGTGAAAAAATTCAAAAAAAATTATTTAAGAAAAGATTACAAATGCCGCGAATTTTAGATTATCCTTTACGAAGTTTAAAATATTTGATTCTTGGATTTTTTGCGTATTCTATATTTTTTTCAATGACAGCCGAAGCGGTAAGATATTTTCTTGATTCACCATACAACATAATCTCCGATGTGAAAATGTATTATTTCTTTGCTCACATTTCACAATTTTCATTAATAGTAATTACAGTACTTTTTGGTTTATCAATTATATTTAGAAATTTTTGGTGCAGATATTTATGTCCTTACGGTGCCTTACTTGGATTCATTTCACTTTTCAGTCCAAATAAAATTGTAAGAAATAAACAGAGTTGTATCGATTGTAATTTGTGCGCAAAGGCTTGTCCATCATTTATAAAAGTTGATAAAGTAAAAACAGTAATTTCCGATGAATGCACAACTTGCATGAGCTGTGTTGATGTTTGTCCGGTAAAAGACACGCTTGAGTTAAAATCAATTTACACAAAAAAGAAAGTATCAAAAAAAGTTATTGCAATTGGAGTTGTAGCAATTTATTTTGCAATAATCACAATTGGAATGATTTCCGGAAATTGGCAAAATGAAATTCCTAAAGAAAAATATTTGAAATTGTATCAGCAAAAAAATTCGATTGATCACATAAGAAGTTCAGAGGATATTAAAGAGTTAAATCAAATTTCAAATTCAAACAAGAAAGAATAA
- a CDS encoding cytochrome C oxidase subunit II: MVDSNVVLTGQTFAYTFYVLAIMSLMAWFAYKVTRDGKSKEVKPAVFYSFVGFLVLIGVSLHIATHYTIPWKPMDLDRAEITPDKVFEISVADHKFILPSEKLQIKVNEKVLFNVASEDLTYGFGVFRKDNSMMFQMQVIPGHVNDILWIFDRPGVYSIRSTEYSGWKGIKMVVEDVVEVTE; encoded by the coding sequence ATGGTTGATTCAAACGTTGTATTAACCGGACAAACTTTTGCTTATACGTTTTATGTTTTAGCAATTATGTCTCTTATGGCTTGGTTTGCCTACAAAGTTACCCGCGATGGAAAAAGTAAAGAAGTTAAGCCCGCGGTTTTTTATTCATTTGTTGGATTTTTAGTTTTAATTGGCGTCTCGCTTCACATTGCTACACATTACACAATTCCTTGGAAGCCGATGGATCTTGATCGCGCGGAAATTACTCCCGATAAAGTTTTCGAAATTTCTGTTGCAGATCACAAGTTTATTCTTCCCTCAGAAAAGCTTCAAATTAAAGTAAATGAAAAAGTTTTGTTCAATGTTGCTTCCGAAGATCTCACATATGGCTTCGGTGTTTTTAGAAAAGACAATTCAATGATGTTTCAAATGCAAGTGATTCCCGGTCATGTTAATGATATACTTTGGATATTTGATAGACCCGGAGTTTATTCAATCCGATCAACAGAATATTCCGGCTGGAAAGGAATAAAAATGGTTGTTGAAGATGTTGTTGAAGTAACTGAATAA
- a CDS encoding cbb3-type cytochrome c oxidase subunit I yields the protein MNFLETFMKGEKGLFKPNTLTPMQKLTLRFVVVGLVYYAFAVIEGMIMRLYEVKPIEAIGNEQFFAIMTAHPLVGIFGSTYSIVFGAFLFLVPFLMKKPLWSIKLGNWTLWLIAIGTFIFWFAGFISHYSPLYTLYWPLPADFTQFSVWGGTFFILGIALVMVGTVFFVINIFKTIAYTPQGWEKQPGGELIKSALGLSGFKNLFKKKKEEHLVSLPVAAIARGTVDTALNAGIILFTGVLILVYMIAEIAGSSLKHSAVDALLYKNWFWWGLDLIADGLVLIFVAGTWYLLATMISGKKLFMENIARAALFVEMVVSWTVWSHHLMSDQAQPGILKILSGEMVTAFELITQGLAFFITLVTLWSARPLKMTNPLKFLLGGLLGFALAVPAGIMQADLGLNRILHNTQWIIGPHVHVAILVGLTMTLYSAIYILLPVLTNGAELYNQKLANFHFWAHLIGGIGMGAFMGMAGLKGMLRRAVYFNGEFNLYMILAAIAGSLLLFGFLAFFYNIVMTVGLNGVIGIFMPSKLKTKDLLPSQK from the coding sequence ATGAACTTTTTAGAAACTTTTATGAAAGGTGAAAAAGGTTTGTTCAAACCTAACACTTTAACACCAATGCAAAAATTAACTTTACGATTTGTTGTTGTGGGATTAGTCTATTATGCCTTTGCGGTAATTGAGGGAATGATAATGAGATTGTATGAAGTAAAACCAATTGAAGCGATCGGCAACGAACAATTTTTTGCAATTATGACTGCACATCCTCTTGTTGGAATTTTTGGTTCAACATATTCAATTGTGTTTGGAGCTTTTCTTTTTCTCGTTCCCTTCTTGATGAAAAAACCTTTATGGAGTATCAAACTTGGAAATTGGACTTTATGGTTAATTGCTATCGGAACTTTTATATTTTGGTTTGCGGGATTTATATCTCACTATTCGCCATTGTACACACTGTATTGGCCTTTACCTGCAGACTTTACGCAATTTAGTGTTTGGGGCGGAACATTTTTTATTTTGGGAATTGCATTAGTTATGGTTGGAACTGTTTTCTTTGTGATAAATATTTTCAAAACTATTGCTTACACTCCGCAAGGTTGGGAAAAACAACCGGGTGGTGAGTTGATCAAATCTGCATTGGGTTTAAGCGGATTTAAAAATTTGTTTAAAAAGAAAAAAGAAGAACATTTGGTTTCTCTTCCCGTTGCGGCAATTGCAAGAGGAACTGTTGATACGGCTTTAAATGCCGGAATAATTTTATTTACCGGAGTTTTAATTCTTGTTTACATGATTGCGGAAATTGCCGGCTCAAGTTTAAAGCACTCTGCCGTTGATGCCTTGCTTTACAAAAATTGGTTTTGGTGGGGATTGGATTTAATTGCAGATGGATTAGTATTAATTTTCGTTGCCGGAACTTGGTATTTACTTGCAACGATGATTTCCGGAAAAAAATTATTTATGGAAAATATTGCGCGCGCGGCTTTATTTGTTGAAATGGTTGTTTCATGGACGGTTTGGTCACATCATTTAATGTCGGATCAAGCACAGCCCGGAATTTTAAAAATTCTATCCGGTGAAATGGTAACAGCTTTTGAGCTTATCACACAAGGTTTAGCTTTCTTTATTACGCTTGTAACTTTGTGGAGTGCAAGACCATTGAAAATGACAAATCCACTGAAATTTTTATTAGGCGGATTACTTGGTTTTGCTCTCGCTGTTCCGGCTGGAATTATGCAAGCAGATTTAGGATTAAATAGAATTCTGCACAATACTCAATGGATTATTGGTCCACATGTTCACGTTGCTATTTTAGTTGGATTAACAATGACACTTTATTCTGCAATTTATATTTTGCTTCCGGTTCTTACAAATGGCGCTGAATTGTACAATCAGAAATTAGCAAACTTTCACTTTTGGGCACATTTAATTGGCGGAATTGGAATGGGAGCTTTTATGGGAATGGCTGGATTAAAAGGAATGTTACGCCGCGCCGTTTATTTCAACGGCGAATTTAATTTGTATATGATTTTAGCAGCTATAGCCGGATCATTATTGTTATTCGGATTTTTAGCATTCTTCTATAATATTGTAATGACCGTTGGATTAAACGGTGTTATTGGAATTTTTATGCCTTCAAAATTAAAAACAAAAGATTTGCTGCCTTCTCAAAAATAA
- a CDS encoding DUF4249 family protein → MNKINTSKLLIKLKSLFIIILISIFILSCTEDLYDEPTVDDEMVVVSAFLFEGEKIENIRLTRTFPLGSEDTIAMPINEAEIYLSKDGNEYLLQNADSLNGYYVYEQSDLEVKSGDIFSLRIIYNNETITSSTLVPVKPNNVNIFPETLALTTTSTGFGGFASDTNSIKVSWSNPDSTLYYVVIQNLEANPILITYTSGKANSAKVTFPPSATSEFLIGRRNITYFGRHAAIVYKVNQEYADLYESRTQDSRNLNEPISNIDNGLGVFSAFASDTVYFNVVSE, encoded by the coding sequence ATGAACAAAATAAATACATCAAAATTACTGATTAAATTAAAATCACTATTTATAATTATTCTAATTTCAATTTTTATTCTTAGTTGTACGGAAGATTTGTATGATGAGCCGACAGTTGATGATGAAATGGTTGTTGTAAGTGCTTTTCTGTTTGAAGGTGAAAAAATTGAAAACATAAGATTAACAAGAACATTTCCGCTTGGTTCCGAGGATACAATCGCAATGCCAATAAATGAAGCAGAGATTTATTTATCGAAAGACGGAAATGAATATTTACTTCAAAATGCCGATAGCCTAAACGGATATTATGTTTATGAGCAATCTGATTTGGAAGTAAAATCGGGAGATATATTTTCTCTTAGAATAATTTACAATAATGAAACAATTACTTCCTCAACATTAGTCCCGGTAAAACCAAACAATGTAAATATTTTCCCGGAAACTTTGGCGTTAACAACTACATCCACTGGGTTTGGCGGATTTGCATCAGACACAAATTCAATAAAGGTAAGCTGGAGCAATCCCGATTCAACTTTGTATTATGTTGTAATTCAAAATTTAGAGGCAAATCCAATTTTGATAACTTATACTTCCGGGAAAGCAAATTCAGCCAAAGTTACATTTCCGCCAAGTGCAACAAGTGAGTTTTTAATAGGAAGAAGAAATATAACTTACTTTGGAAGACATGCCGCAATTGTGTATAAAGTAAACCAAGAGTATGCAGATTTGTATGAATCCAGAACTCAAGATTCAAGAAATTTAAATGAGCCAATCTCCAATATTGATAATGGTTTAGGCGTGTTCAGCGCATTTGCAAGCGATACGGTTTACTTTAACGTTGTTAGTGAATAG
- a CDS encoding TonB-dependent receptor, with translation MTQLFSLSKKTIILCLLLVFTLQVFGQQNDNKNVSRNIKGFIKDAKTGEPLVYANIMIKNTSVGTSSNLRGYFILPDVPDGESILVVSYIGYKTKEIPIKNFNAEIKIELEQSNYSTDEVVVVADQYKFWKSSELVGQITIAPASLSKLPNLGEKDIFRSLQYLPGISAINDGSSGLYIRGGTPDQNLVLLDGITVYHVDHFFGFYSAFNADAIKDVQVYKGGFDAKYGGRISSVVDLTGKTGDMNNFRLSLGGSLLSLNGVAEIPLKGKGSILLSARRSYADLINIGLYDDIFNFLSGEDAASTSTPKGTGRMNQTTVSTTPSFYFYDFNSKLSYQLSDKDFIAVSIYNGQDYLDESQDPTTVTLKNNAGSASRKIDDVTDWGNIGSSIKLTRQWSDYWFSDFTIAYSNYFSKNNVNNSFDLNVDTTNIASTKTSSSTLQDNNVRDFTLKFDNEYSLSLKHKLGFGAWFSNIETDYLYTVNDTLNIIDTKQNGYHFSGYVQDKWNITNELDLNLGLRTTYFNPTKNIYLEPRFSFRYKVNDLIKVKGGLGQYYQYINQVTSEDVLEGSRDFWLISSEELQPGSSQQYTLGTEFETPDYLFSVEGYYKNIDNLLEFTQRIVRSQQSRQIVKTNYVTNFFQGTGISKGVEFLAQKKFGDLSGWVSYTLSNVEYTFPEFDDGDPFPANQDKTHELKFILAYETGNWNFSAAWIYASGAPYTAPQLQYSIELLDGIEQSYIHVSEKNVYQLPDYHRLDLSGSYRFARKTFDGELGLSIFNVYNRENVWYKKYDLTVSPVEITNVSMLGFTPTLFVKFNF, from the coding sequence TTGACACAATTATTTTCTCTCTCAAAAAAGACAATAATTTTATGTCTTTTACTTGTATTTACGCTGCAAGTTTTTGGTCAGCAAAATGATAACAAAAATGTAAGCCGTAATATTAAAGGTTTTATTAAAGATGCAAAAACCGGTGAACCTTTAGTTTATGCAAACATAATGATCAAAAATACAAGCGTTGGAACTTCTTCTAACTTAAGAGGATATTTTATTTTGCCGGATGTTCCAGATGGCGAAAGTATTCTTGTTGTTTCTTATATCGGATACAAAACAAAAGAAATTCCAATAAAAAATTTTAATGCAGAAATAAAAATAGAATTAGAGCAATCCAACTATTCAACGGATGAAGTTGTAGTTGTTGCCGATCAATATAAGTTTTGGAAATCTTCAGAACTTGTAGGACAAATTACAATTGCTCCGGCATCACTTTCCAAACTTCCAAATTTAGGTGAGAAAGATATTTTCAGATCTCTGCAATATCTTCCCGGAATTAGTGCAATAAATGACGGCTCTTCCGGCTTATATATTCGCGGCGGAACTCCCGATCAAAATCTTGTTCTACTTGATGGAATTACGGTTTATCACGTTGATCATTTTTTTGGATTTTACAGCGCATTTAATGCCGATGCAATTAAAGATGTTCAAGTTTACAAAGGCGGTTTTGATGCAAAGTACGGCGGAAGAATTTCAAGCGTTGTAGATCTTACCGGAAAAACCGGAGATATGAATAATTTCAGATTATCTCTTGGCGGAAGTCTGTTAAGCTTAAATGGAGTTGCAGAAATTCCTTTAAAAGGAAAAGGAAGTATCTTACTTTCTGCCCGCCGGTCTTATGCGGATTTAATAAATATTGGTTTGTACGATGACATTTTTAATTTCTTGAGCGGAGAAGACGCGGCATCAACCTCAACTCCAAAAGGAACCGGAAGAATGAATCAGACTACAGTTTCAACAACACCATCTTTTTACTTTTATGATTTTAATTCGAAATTATCTTACCAGTTAAGTGATAAAGACTTTATTGCAGTAAGTATTTATAATGGTCAAGATTATCTTGATGAATCCCAAGACCCAACAACAGTTACGCTTAAGAATAATGCCGGAAGTGCTTCTCGTAAAATTGATGATGTTACAGATTGGGGAAATATTGGCTCGAGTATAAAATTAACAAGACAATGGTCGGATTATTGGTTCTCCGATTTCACAATTGCTTACTCAAATTATTTTAGTAAAAATAATGTAAACAATTCTTTTGATCTTAATGTTGATACAACAAATATTGCTTCAACAAAAACATCATCTTCTACTTTGCAAGATAATAACGTTAGAGATTTCACACTAAAATTTGATAATGAATATTCGCTTTCGTTAAAACATAAATTGGGATTTGGAGCATGGTTTTCGAATATCGAAACAGATTATCTTTATACGGTAAATGATACTTTAAACATTATAGATACAAAACAAAATGGTTATCATTTTTCCGGTTATGTTCAAGATAAATGGAATATTACGAATGAATTGGATTTAAATTTAGGATTACGAACAACTTATTTTAATCCGACAAAAAATATTTATTTGGAACCAAGATTTTCATTCAGATATAAAGTAAATGATTTAATAAAAGTGAAAGGTGGTTTGGGTCAATATTATCAGTACATAAATCAAGTAACAAGCGAAGATGTTTTAGAAGGAAGCAGAGATTTTTGGCTAATTTCAAGTGAAGAATTACAACCGGGTTCATCACAGCAATATACTTTGGGCACGGAATTCGAAACTCCGGATTATCTTTTTAGTGTTGAAGGATATTATAAAAATATTGATAACCTTTTAGAATTTACACAGAGGATTGTAAGAAGTCAGCAAAGCCGACAAATTGTAAAAACAAATTATGTAACAAATTTTTTTCAAGGTACGGGAATCTCAAAAGGTGTTGAATTTTTAGCTCAGAAAAAATTTGGAGATTTAAGCGGCTGGGTAAGTTACACACTAAGCAATGTTGAATATACATTTCCGGAGTTTGATGACGGCGATCCTTTTCCCGCAAACCAAGACAAAACTCACGAATTGAAATTTATTTTAGCATATGAAACCGGAAATTGGAATTTTTCTGCGGCGTGGATTTATGCCTCGGGTGCGCCTTACACAGCTCCGCAGCTTCAATATTCAATAGAATTACTTGACGGAATTGAACAAAGTTATATTCATGTAAGTGAAAAAAATGTTTATCAATTACCGGATTATCACCGTTTGGATTTAAGCGGTTCTTATCGCTTTGCAAGAAAAACTTTTGATGGCGAATTGGGTTTATCAATTTTTAATGTTTACAACAGAGAAAATGTTTGGTATAAAAAATATGATTTAACTGTCTCGCCCGTAGAAATTACAAATGTATCAATGCTTGGTTTTACACCGACATTATTTGTTAAGTTTAATTTTTAA
- a CDS encoding outer membrane lipoprotein-sorting protein, with product MKTLKIMAMLFAVILNNEYYAQKLTGLEIVENVYNRSVGEDMTADLTMTLTNSSGDSRVRKIKQFSKDFGRVEKKIMFFVTPADVKNTSFMNWSYDEEGKDDDQWIYLPALKKTKRISSDSKSDYFMGSDFTYDDLGDRQPKQDNHKLLREENVNGENCFVVESTPKDKDYMYSKTITWIIKDKWIGLKKEFYDEDGELLKILNVDKYENINGFLIITHTEMNNKQNDHKTIMELKNVKINTGIDDGKFTERIMIKGM from the coding sequence ATGAAAACCTTAAAAATAATGGCAATGCTTTTTGCAGTAATTTTAAACAATGAATATTATGCACAAAAATTAACTGGTTTAGAAATAGTTGAAAATGTTTATAACAGATCTGTTGGCGAAGATATGACAGCAGATTTAACAATGACATTAACAAATTCATCCGGCGATAGCAGAGTGAGAAAGATCAAACAATTTTCCAAAGACTTTGGAAGGGTTGAAAAGAAAATTATGTTTTTCGTAACACCGGCGGATGTAAAAAATACTTCATTTATGAATTGGAGTTATGATGAAGAAGGAAAGGATGACGATCAATGGATTTACTTACCGGCATTGAAGAAAACCAAACGAATTTCAAGTGATAGCAAAAGTGATTACTTCATGGGTTCTGATTTTACTTATGATGATCTTGGCGATCGTCAGCCGAAACAAGATAATCATAAATTATTGCGCGAAGAAAATGTAAATGGTGAAAATTGTTTCGTTGTTGAAAGTACACCTAAAGATAAAGATTATATGTATTCCAAAACAATAACTTGGATTATTAAAGACAAATGGATTGGATTGAAAAAAGAGTTTTATGATGAGGATGGTGAATTACTTAAAATTTTAAATGTAGATAAATACGAAAACATAAACGGATTTTTAATTATTACGCACACTGAAATGAACAACAAACAAAATGATCACAAAACAATTATGGAATTGAAAAACGTAAAAATCAATACCGGCATTGATGATGGTAAGTTTACGGAAAGAATTATGATAAAAGGAATGTAA